A region from the Polyangiaceae bacterium genome encodes:
- the sctR gene encoding type III secretion system export apparatus subunit SctR, translated as MKRRAVRRRLLATLAFGLALAPSIAEAQPQNADDLLTRPVALVVALALVTLLPFAFMTLTAFVKISTVLQIVRGAIGAQNVPSNTVIMALSAALTILAMAPVGSRIADNAKPLFEGEAAKDTSALVTGMIDATREPLRAFLKANASERERNRFFEIAKLARPEAERAAVGRDDLVVVIPAFVVSELIEAFALGFAIYLPFLIIDLVVSNVLLALGMQMMNPTQVSLPFKLLLFVAVDGWGLLAQALVTGYRVG; from the coding sequence ATGAAGCGCCGTGCCGTCCGGCGTCGCTTGCTGGCAACGCTCGCCTTCGGGCTCGCGCTGGCGCCGAGCATCGCGGAAGCGCAGCCGCAGAACGCGGACGACTTGCTGACCCGGCCGGTCGCGCTGGTGGTGGCCCTGGCGTTGGTCACGCTGCTGCCCTTCGCCTTCATGACGCTCACGGCGTTCGTGAAGATCTCCACGGTGCTGCAGATCGTACGCGGCGCCATCGGCGCGCAGAACGTGCCGTCCAACACCGTGATCATGGCGCTGTCCGCCGCCCTGACCATCCTGGCGATGGCTCCCGTGGGATCGCGCATCGCCGACAACGCCAAGCCGCTGTTCGAAGGCGAAGCCGCGAAGGACACCTCCGCGTTGGTGACTGGCATGATCGACGCGACACGGGAACCGCTGCGCGCGTTTCTCAAGGCGAATGCCTCGGAACGAGAACGCAATCGTTTCTTCGAGATCGCCAAGCTGGCCCGGCCGGAGGCGGAGCGCGCCGCGGTCGGGCGGGACGACTTGGTCGTGGTGATCCCGGCGTTCGTGGTCAGCGAGCTGATCGAAGCGTTCGCGCTGGGCTTTGCGATCTACCTGCCGTTCTTGATCATCGATCTGGTCGTCTCCAACGTGCTGCTCGCCCTCGGCATGCAGATGATGAATCCAACGCAAGTGAGCTTGCCCTTCAAGCTGCTGCTGTTCGTTGCCGTGGATGGCTGGGGGCTTCTGGCTCAAGCGTTGGTCACCGGATACCGAGTCGGTTAG